A genomic window from Klebsiella quasipneumoniae subsp. quasipneumoniae includes:
- the ugpQ gene encoding glycerophosphodiester phosphodiesterase, producing the protein MSNWPYPRIVAHRGGGKLAPENTLAAIDVGARYGHTMIEFDAKLSKDGQIFLLHDDNLERTSNGWGVAGELPWDDLLKVDAGSWFSREFKGEPLPLLSQVAERCRRHGMMANIEIKPTTGLGPQTGNVVALAARELWAGMTAPLLSSFEIDALEAAQEAAPELPRGLLLDEWREDWRELTTRLGCVSIHLNHKLLDAGRVASLKQAGLHILVYTVNKPQRAAELLRWGVDCICTDAIDVIGPHFQP; encoded by the coding sequence ATGAGTAACTGGCCTTATCCCCGTATCGTCGCCCATCGCGGCGGCGGTAAACTGGCGCCGGAGAACACCCTGGCGGCTATCGACGTCGGCGCTCGCTACGGGCACACGATGATTGAATTTGACGCCAAGCTGTCAAAGGACGGGCAGATCTTTCTGCTGCATGACGATAATCTCGAACGCACCAGCAACGGCTGGGGCGTGGCGGGGGAGCTGCCATGGGACGATCTGCTGAAGGTGGATGCCGGTAGCTGGTTCAGCCGTGAATTTAAGGGCGAGCCGCTGCCGCTGCTCTCCCAGGTGGCGGAGCGCTGCCGCCGTCACGGCATGATGGCGAATATCGAAATTAAACCGACCACCGGCCTTGGGCCGCAGACCGGCAACGTGGTGGCCCTGGCGGCGCGGGAGCTGTGGGCGGGAATGACCGCGCCGCTGCTGTCGTCGTTTGAAATCGATGCCCTGGAAGCGGCGCAGGAAGCCGCCCCCGAGCTACCGCGCGGGCTGTTGCTGGATGAGTGGCGTGAGGACTGGCGGGAGTTGACCACCCGGCTGGGCTGCGTCTCCATTCACCTTAACCACAAGCTGCTGGACGCCGGGCGGGTGGCAAGCCTGAAACAGGCCGGCCTGCATATCCTGGTGTATACCGTTAACAAACCCCAGCGCGCCGCCGAGCTGCTGCGCTGGGGCGTAGACTGCATCTGCACCGATGCCATTGACGTCATCGGGCCCCATTTCCAGCCTTAA
- a CDS encoding DUF2756 family protein, giving the protein MKAMLFLAALMPLGVLAQPINIDNNPNQPGYVVPSQQRMQNEMKVQQQQQQSMLKQNLNNQTRSQQQHLQNQLQTNQQRAAQGGNLNPPQQVLPNNNGGMLRQTNP; this is encoded by the coding sequence ATGAAAGCGATGTTATTTCTGGCGGCGCTGATGCCGCTCGGCGTTTTAGCCCAGCCAATCAATATTGATAACAACCCCAACCAGCCGGGTTACGTGGTCCCCAGCCAGCAGCGCATGCAAAATGAGATGAAGGTGCAGCAACAGCAGCAACAGAGCATGCTGAAGCAGAATCTGAACAATCAGACTCGCTCCCAGCAGCAGCATCTGCAAAACCAGCTGCAGACCAATCAGCAGCGCGCGGCGCAGGGCGGGAATCTCAATCCGCCGCAGCAGGTGCTGCCGAACAACAACGGAGGGATGCTGCGGCAGACCAACCCGTAA
- the ggt gene encoding gamma-glutamyltransferase translates to MIKTTIWRQVVIAALLAGGSFTVAASPPPPPPVSYGVEEDVFHPVRARQGMVASVDALATRVGVDILRQGGNAVDAAVAVGYALAVTHPQAGNIGGGGFMMLRTKDGKTTAIDFREMAPEQATRDMFLDDQGNPDSKKSLTSHLASGTPGSVAGFSLALEKYGTMPLNKVIRPAIKLAEEGFIVNDALADDLKTYGSEVIPQHENSKAIFWKNGEPLKKGDRLVQKNLGKSLELIAEHGPDAFYKGAIADQIADEMKKHGGLITKADLANYKAVERTPIRGEYRGYEIYSMPPPSSGGIHIVQILNILENFDLQKYGFGSADAMQVMAEAEKHAYADRSEYLGDPDFVKVPWQALTSKAYAKAIAAEIDVNKAKPSSQIRPGKLAPYESNQTTHFSVVDKDGNAVAVTYTLNTTFGTGIVAGDSGILLNNQMDDFSAKPGVPNVYGLVGGDANAVEPKKRPLSSMSPTIVVKDGKTWLVTGSPGGSRIITTVLQMVVNTIDFGMNVAEATNAPRFHHQWLPDELRVEKGFSPDTLKLLEAKGQKVALKEAMGSTQSIMVGPDGMLYGASDPRSPDDLTAGY, encoded by the coding sequence ATGATAAAAACAACAATCTGGCGTCAGGTGGTCATCGCTGCGTTGCTGGCGGGCGGTAGTTTTACCGTCGCCGCCAGTCCACCGCCGCCGCCGCCGGTCTCTTATGGCGTAGAGGAGGATGTATTCCACCCGGTGCGCGCCCGGCAGGGCATGGTGGCCTCGGTGGATGCGCTGGCCACCCGCGTCGGGGTGGATATTCTGCGCCAGGGCGGCAACGCTGTCGATGCGGCGGTGGCGGTTGGCTACGCGCTGGCGGTCACTCATCCGCAGGCGGGGAATATTGGCGGCGGCGGTTTTATGATGCTGCGGACGAAAGACGGCAAGACTACGGCGATCGATTTCCGCGAAATGGCGCCAGAGCAGGCCACCCGCGACATGTTCCTCGACGACCAGGGTAACCCGGACAGTAAAAAATCGCTCACCTCGCATCTGGCCTCTGGCACGCCAGGCAGCGTGGCGGGCTTCTCTCTTGCCCTGGAAAAATACGGCACCATGCCGCTGAACAAAGTGATCCGCCCGGCAATCAAGCTGGCGGAAGAGGGCTTTATTGTTAACGATGCGCTGGCGGACGATCTGAAGACCTACGGCAGCGAAGTGATCCCGCAGCACGAAAACAGTAAAGCGATCTTCTGGAAGAACGGCGAGCCGCTGAAGAAGGGCGACCGGCTGGTACAGAAGAACCTGGGGAAAAGCCTCGAGCTGATTGCCGAGCACGGTCCGGATGCCTTCTATAAAGGCGCTATTGCCGACCAGATCGCGGACGAGATGAAAAAGCACGGCGGGCTTATCACCAAAGCCGACCTCGCTAACTATAAGGCCGTGGAGCGCACGCCGATTAGAGGCGAATATCGCGGGTATGAGATCTACTCTATGCCGCCGCCCTCCTCCGGCGGGATCCACATCGTGCAGATCCTCAATATCCTCGAAAATTTCGATCTGCAGAAATATGGCTTTGGCAGCGCCGACGCTATGCAGGTGATGGCGGAGGCGGAGAAACACGCCTATGCCGACCGCTCTGAATATCTCGGCGACCCTGACTTCGTCAAAGTGCCGTGGCAGGCGCTGACCAGCAAAGCCTACGCCAAAGCGATTGCCGCCGAGATCGACGTCAATAAGGCGAAGCCTTCCAGCCAGATCCGCCCGGGCAAGCTGGCGCCCTATGAAAGCAACCAGACCACCCACTTCTCGGTGGTCGATAAAGACGGCAATGCGGTGGCGGTGACCTATACGTTGAATACCACCTTCGGCACCGGCATTGTGGCGGGGGACTCCGGCATTCTGCTGAATAACCAGATGGATGATTTCTCGGCGAAGCCCGGCGTACCTAACGTCTATGGCCTGGTGGGCGGCGACGCCAATGCGGTGGAGCCGAAAAAACGCCCGCTGTCGTCGATGTCGCCGACCATTGTGGTGAAAGACGGCAAAACCTGGCTGGTGACCGGCAGCCCGGGCGGCAGCCGGATCATCACCACTGTGCTGCAGATGGTGGTCAATACCATCGATTTCGGGATGAACGTCGCAGAAGCCACCAACGCCCCGCGCTTCCATCATCAATGGTTGCCGGATGAGCTGCGGGTGGAGAAAGGCTTTAGTCCGGATACCCTGAAGCTGCTGGAGGCGAAAGGGCAGAAAGTGGCGCTGAAAGAGGCGATGGGCAGCACTCAGAGCATTATGGTGGGGCCGGACGGGATGCTGTATGGCGCCTCCGACCCGCGTTCGCCGGATGATTTAACGGCGGGGTATTGA
- the yhhY gene encoding N-acetyltransferase: MIRHAEPRDAEPLRMLMAHPEVYHDTLQIPYPAMEAWQEKLQPKPHTFHLVATLDDRVTGHLSLHVEPRPRRSHVATFGMAVAAGHQGRGIGSALMREMIDLCDNWLRVDRIELTVFADNKPAIAVYKKHGFEIEGTGKRYALRNGEYVDAYYMARMK, from the coding sequence GTGATACGCCATGCCGAACCGCGCGATGCTGAACCTTTACGTATGCTGATGGCGCACCCGGAGGTCTATCATGACACGCTACAGATCCCCTACCCCGCCATGGAAGCCTGGCAGGAGAAGCTACAGCCCAAACCCCATACCTTCCATCTGGTGGCGACGCTGGACGATCGGGTTACCGGGCATCTGTCGCTCCATGTCGAACCGCGCCCTCGTCGCAGCCACGTGGCGACCTTTGGCATGGCGGTTGCCGCCGGCCATCAGGGGCGCGGTATCGGCAGCGCACTGATGCGCGAGATGATCGACCTGTGCGATAACTGGCTGCGCGTTGACCGCATTGAGCTGACGGTGTTCGCTGATAACAAGCCGGCGATTGCGGTGTACAAAAAACACGGATTTGAGATCGAAGGCACCGGCAAGCGTTACGCGCTGCGCAACGGTGAATATGTGGATGCATATTATATGGCGAGAATGAAGTAG
- a CDS encoding polymer-forming cytoskeletal protein — MDKQYLALNGALFFWLLALIAWSVDAIVPARLAAACALVAFLLHSQRNKINAMFIKKNKTEPQTSEVATPPANNPESQAVASKKQETTVIASGVHFVGNIVASGHVYIHGQLTGNIEAKEHLIKVMREGQVEGNISCRELIIDGKVQGQCRGDSITIEEHGNLDGTLAYRSLAIKKGGQFTGSAEVLAAAESKSHLIGLVAEDGVMSARPQSA, encoded by the coding sequence ATGGACAAACAGTATCTCGCCTTAAACGGCGCCCTTTTTTTCTGGCTTCTCGCGCTGATCGCCTGGTCTGTCGATGCGATCGTGCCGGCGCGCCTGGCGGCCGCCTGCGCACTGGTCGCCTTTCTCCTCCATAGCCAACGGAACAAAATTAACGCGATGTTTATTAAGAAAAATAAAACGGAACCTCAGACGTCAGAAGTGGCCACGCCTCCGGCAAACAACCCAGAATCCCAGGCGGTCGCCAGCAAAAAACAAGAGACTACGGTCATCGCCAGCGGGGTGCATTTCGTCGGCAATATTGTCGCCAGCGGCCATGTCTATATTCACGGCCAGCTTACCGGCAACATTGAGGCGAAAGAACATCTGATTAAGGTGATGCGTGAAGGTCAGGTCGAGGGCAACATCAGCTGCCGTGAGCTGATTATTGATGGCAAGGTTCAGGGCCAGTGCCGCGGCGACAGCATCACCATTGAGGAGCACGGCAATCTGGATGGCACCCTCGCCTATCGCTCGCTGGCGATTAAAAAGGGCGGCCAGTTCACCGGCAGCGCCGAGGTGCTGGCCGCGGCGGAAAGCAAAAGTCATCTCATCGGCCTGGTTGCGGAAGACGGCGTGATGTCCGCCAGGCCGCAAAGCGCCTGA
- a CDS encoding oxidoreductase, producing MTLHCAFIGFGKSTTRYHLPYVLHRQDRWQVAHIYRRRAKPEEQAPQYSHIHFTSDLDEVLNDPQVRLVVVCTHADSHFDYAKKALEAGKNVLVEKPFTPTLEEAKTLFALANSKGLTVTPYQNRRFDSCFLTTKKVIESGKLGELVEIESHFDNYRPLAENNPGGPHNGEFYGLGVHTLDQIISLFGRPDHVAYDLRSLRNKANPDDTFEAQLFYGDLKAIVKTSHLVQIDYPKFIVHGHKGSFVKYGIDQQETSLKANIMPGEPGFGADDSVGELVYVNEAGETVREAVPLESGDYGRVYDALYDTLVNGQPNYVKESDVLTNMEILQRGFEQPSPATITLVK from the coding sequence ATGACTCTGCACTGCGCATTTATTGGCTTCGGCAAAAGCACCACCCGCTACCATCTTCCTTACGTGTTACACCGCCAGGACCGCTGGCAGGTGGCGCACATCTATCGCCGTCGGGCGAAGCCCGAGGAGCAGGCGCCGCAGTATTCCCACATCCATTTCACCAGCGATCTCGATGAAGTGTTAAACGACCCGCAGGTCAGGCTGGTGGTGGTCTGCACCCATGCCGACAGCCATTTTGACTATGCGAAAAAGGCGCTGGAGGCGGGGAAAAACGTGCTGGTGGAAAAGCCGTTCACCCCGACGCTGGAGGAAGCCAAGACCCTGTTTGCGCTGGCGAACAGCAAAGGCCTGACGGTGACGCCCTACCAGAACCGCCGCTTCGACTCCTGCTTCCTGACCACTAAAAAGGTGATTGAGAGCGGCAAACTTGGCGAACTGGTGGAGATTGAAAGCCATTTTGACAACTACCGCCCGCTGGCGGAGAACAACCCCGGCGGCCCGCATAACGGCGAGTTCTATGGCCTTGGCGTGCATACCCTGGACCAGATTATTTCGCTGTTCGGCCGCCCGGACCATGTCGCTTACGATCTGCGCTCGCTGCGCAACAAAGCTAACCCGGATGATACCTTTGAGGCCCAGCTGTTCTACGGCGATCTGAAGGCCATCGTTAAGACCAGCCACCTGGTGCAGATCGACTACCCGAAATTCATCGTCCACGGCCATAAAGGCTCGTTTGTGAAATATGGTATCGACCAGCAGGAGACCAGCCTGAAAGCCAATATCATGCCGGGCGAGCCGGGCTTTGGCGCGGACGACAGCGTCGGCGAGCTGGTGTATGTCAACGAGGCAGGGGAGACGGTGCGCGAAGCGGTCCCGCTGGAGAGCGGCGACTATGGCCGGGTCTACGACGCGCTGTACGACACCCTCGTCAACGGCCAGCCAAATTACGTCAAGGAATCTGACGTTCTTACCAATATGGAGATCCTGCAGCGCGGCTTTGAGCAGCCCTCACCGGCCACCATTACTCTGGTGAAATAA
- a CDS encoding pirin family protein: MIYLRKANERGHANHGWLDSWHTFSFANYYDPNFMGFSALRVINDDVIDAGQGFGTHPHKDMEILTYVLEGAVEHQDSMGNKEQVPAGEFQIMSAGTGVRHSEYNPSKTDRLRLYQIWIIPEETGITPRYEQRRFDAAQGKQLVLSPDARDGSLKVYQDMELYRWALLKDEQSVHQIAAERRVWIQVVKGEVTINGTKATTSDGLAIWDEQAISVHADSDSEILLFDLPPV; encoded by the coding sequence ATGATCTACTTACGCAAAGCGAACGAACGTGGCCACGCTAACCATGGCTGGCTGGATTCCTGGCATACTTTCTCTTTCGCCAACTACTACGACCCGAACTTTATGGGCTTCTCCGCCCTGCGGGTGATTAACGACGACGTCATCGACGCCGGTCAGGGCTTCGGTACCCACCCGCATAAAGATATGGAGATCCTGACCTATGTACTGGAAGGGGCGGTGGAGCACCAGGACAGCATGGGCAACAAAGAGCAGGTGCCGGCGGGCGAGTTCCAGATCATGAGCGCGGGTACCGGGGTGCGTCACTCTGAGTACAACCCGAGCAAAACCGATCGTCTGCGTCTGTACCAGATCTGGATTATTCCGGAAGAAACCGGCATTACCCCGCGCTACGAGCAGCGCCGCTTCGACGCCGCCCAGGGCAAACAGCTGGTGCTGTCGCCGGATGCACGGGATGGCTCGCTGAAGGTCTATCAGGATATGGAGCTGTATCGCTGGGCGCTGCTGAAAGATGAGCAGTCGGTTCACCAGATTGCCGCGGAACGTCGCGTCTGGATCCAGGTCGTCAAAGGCGAAGTGACCATCAACGGTACCAAAGCCACTACCAGCGATGGTTTGGCTATCTGGGACGAGCAGGCGATTTCGGTTCATGCCGACAGCGATAGCGAAATCCTGCTGTTCGATCTGCCGCCGGTTTGA
- the gntR gene encoding gluconate operon transcriptional repressor GntR: MKKKRPVLQDVADLVGVTKMTVSRYLRNPEQVSEALRGKIAVALDELGYIPNRAPDILSNATSRAIGVLLPSLTNQVFSEVLRGIESVTDAFGYQTMLAHYGYKPEMEEKRLESMLSWNIDGLILTERTHTPRTLKMIEVAGIPVVELMDSQSPCLDIAVGFDNFEAARQMTAAIIARGHRHVAYLGARLDERTIIKQKGYEQAMLDAGMTPYSVMVEQSSSYSSGIELMRQARREYPQLDGIFCTNDDLAVGAAFECQRLGLKIPDDMAIAGFHGHDIGQVMEPRLASVLTPRERMGRIGAERLLARIRGEAITPKMLDLGFTLSPGGSI, encoded by the coding sequence ATGAAAAAGAAAAGACCCGTACTTCAGGATGTAGCCGATCTTGTCGGCGTGACCAAAATGACGGTCAGTCGCTATTTACGCAACCCGGAGCAGGTCTCCGAAGCGCTGCGTGGCAAGATTGCCGTTGCCCTCGATGAACTGGGTTATATTCCCAATCGCGCCCCTGACATTCTCTCCAACGCCACCAGCCGCGCTATTGGCGTGCTGCTGCCATCGTTAACCAACCAGGTATTCTCGGAAGTGCTGCGCGGGATTGAAAGCGTCACTGACGCCTTCGGCTATCAAACCATGCTGGCGCACTACGGCTACAAGCCGGAAATGGAAGAGAAACGCCTCGAATCGATGCTCTCCTGGAACATTGACGGCCTGATCCTCACCGAACGCACCCATACGCCCCGCACCCTGAAGATGATTGAAGTCGCCGGCATTCCGGTGGTGGAGCTAATGGACAGCCAGTCACCGTGCCTCGATATCGCGGTCGGTTTCGATAACTTCGAAGCGGCGCGGCAGATGACGGCGGCGATTATCGCCCGCGGCCACCGCCACGTTGCTTATCTCGGCGCGCGTCTTGATGAACGTACTATCATCAAACAGAAGGGGTACGAGCAGGCGATGCTCGATGCGGGCATGACGCCCTACAGCGTGATGGTGGAGCAGTCCTCGTCCTATTCATCCGGGATTGAGCTGATGCGCCAGGCGCGCCGCGAATACCCGCAGCTTGACGGCATCTTTTGCACCAACGATGACCTCGCGGTCGGCGCGGCCTTTGAGTGCCAGCGCCTGGGGCTGAAGATCCCGGACGACATGGCGATAGCCGGTTTCCACGGCCACGATATCGGCCAGGTGATGGAGCCGCGGCTGGCCAGCGTCCTGACCCCGCGCGAGCGGATGGGGCGCATTGGCGCCGAACGTCTGCTGGCGCGCATTCGTGGCGAAGCGATTACCCCTAAGATGTTAGATTTAGGTTTCACATTGTCACCGGGCGGATCAATTTAA
- the gntK gene encoding gluconokinase, which translates to MSTTNHDHHVYVLMGVSGSGKSAVASEVAHQLHAAFLDGDFLHPRSNITKMASGEPLNDDDRTPWLQALNDAAFAMQRTNKVSLIVCSALKKSYRDILRKGNPNLSFIYLKGDFEVIENRLKARKGHFFKTQMLVTQFETLQEPGADESDVIIVDIDQPLEGVVASTIEVINKGSH; encoded by the coding sequence TTGAGCACGACTAATCATGATCACCACGTCTACGTTCTGATGGGCGTTTCCGGCAGCGGGAAATCCGCTGTCGCCAGCGAAGTGGCGCATCAGCTGCATGCCGCGTTTCTCGACGGCGACTTTCTGCATCCGCGCAGCAATATCACCAAGATGGCCTCCGGTGAGCCGCTCAACGATGACGACCGTACCCCGTGGCTGCAGGCGCTAAATGACGCCGCGTTTGCCATGCAGCGTACCAATAAGGTGTCGCTGATCGTCTGTTCGGCGCTGAAGAAGAGCTATCGCGACATTCTGCGCAAGGGCAACCCGAACCTCTCCTTCATCTACCTGAAAGGCGACTTCGAGGTGATCGAAAACCGTCTGAAGGCGCGTAAAGGGCACTTCTTCAAAACCCAAATGTTGGTGACGCAGTTTGAAACGCTGCAGGAACCAGGCGCCGACGAGAGCGATGTGATTATCGTCGATATCGACCAGCCGCTGGAAGGCGTGGTGGCCAGCACCATTGAGGTGATCAACAAAGGCAGTCACTAG